The Thalassoroseus pseudoceratinae genome has a segment encoding these proteins:
- a CDS encoding DUF1801 domain-containing protein — protein sequence MPSSTGTNSDVDDYFRDLANWQDELAALRKILLDTELTEDFKWRAPCYTHQGKNIVILAELKDCCTLGFFKGALLGDPLGILEKSGENTRSARVIRFTDTTEIERLKPTLKSYLTEAIEVEKSGRKVEAIDHAALEFPLELQEQFEKNPELKTAFTALTPGRQRGYVLHFSSAKQSKTRTTRIERYTERILDGKGLNDCTCGLSKKMPGCDGSHKQIR from the coding sequence ATGCCCTCCAGCACCGGAACGAATTCCGACGTTGACGATTACTTTCGCGACCTTGCCAATTGGCAGGACGAATTGGCCGCGCTGCGGAAGATCTTGCTCGACACCGAGTTGACCGAAGACTTCAAATGGCGAGCCCCGTGCTACACGCACCAGGGGAAGAACATTGTGATCCTGGCGGAGTTGAAGGACTGCTGCACCCTCGGTTTTTTCAAGGGAGCCCTGCTCGGAGACCCGCTAGGTATTCTGGAAAAGTCGGGTGAGAATACCCGCTCGGCCCGTGTGATTCGGTTTACGGACACCACGGAGATCGAGAGGCTCAAGCCGACTTTGAAGTCGTATCTCACCGAAGCGATCGAAGTTGAGAAATCTGGTCGCAAGGTCGAGGCGATCGACCACGCCGCGTTGGAATTTCCGCTCGAACTTCAGGAGCAATTCGAGAAAAATCCGGAACTGAAAACTGCTTTCACCGCCCTCACACCCGGTCGGCAACGCGGCTACGTGCTGCACTTTTCCAGTGCGAAGCAATCCAAGACCCGCACCACACGAATCGAACGCTACACCGAACGTATTCTCGACGGCAAAGGCCTCAACGACTGCACCTGTGGTCTCTCGAAAAAGATGCCCGGATGTGACGGCTCACACAAGCAAATCCGCTGA
- a CDS encoding pyruvate carboxylase produces the protein MTIQKLLVANRSEIAIRAFRSAYELGIRTVAIHAHEDRFSLHRFKADEAYEVGQKGEPIRSYLDIDSIVQLAERIGVDAIYPGYGFLSENADFAQACADRGIKFVGPTVDVLRRLGDKTSAREIAEQAGVPILGGSSGAIQNVEEGMETARGLGFPIILKAAHGGGGRGMRVVQTEDEFAGAFEQAQRESLTAFGSPDIFVEKFISQARHIEVQLLGDEHGNVLHLYERDCSVQRRHQKVVELAPAPTLDDSIRAGLCEAAVKIGQSVNYQNAGTVEFLVDAESGQFFFIEVNPRIQVEHTVTEEITGVDIVKSQLLIAQGKALSEPEIGLPDQASVPIHGYAIQCRVTTEDPTQNFTPDYGRITHYRSGSGTGVRLDAGSAFSGAVVYPFYDSLLVKVTARARRFNDAVKRMERVLAEFRIRGVKTNIPFLQKLLRHETFVAGECTTRFIDQHPELFDIPERQNRAQKMLRYIGDVIVNGNPTVAGRPQSKRRTPALVPKFDGSQPLPKGTRDRLKELGPEKFSQWILEQKPLLITDTTFRDAHQSLFATRMRTYDMLQVADAYAHLAPQLFSLEMWGGATFDVSMRFLNESPWDRLARMREKVPNILFQMLLRASNAVGYTNYPDNVVRAFVKETADAGLDVFRVFDALNWVPNMRVAMEAVLETDAICEASICYTGDITNPKRTKYDLKYYVELAKTLEKMGAHILAIKDMAGLCKPAAAKQLVTALKSEIGIPIHFHTHDTAGMQTASILEAADVGLDIADAAMAPLSGGTAQVNLNTLSESIRFTDRATGLDSDSIDSLADYWGAVKEFYTPFESEVLPGTADLYNHEMPGGQYTNLYQQASALGLSDRWREVCHVYADVNEMFGDIVKVTPTSKAVGDMALFMVGNDLTVDDVLNGEKEYSYPASVIDLISGAMGQPPGGFPENVRQRILKDHPSFDGRPGETLPPADFEAESKTLEELLDRKPTSQEVLSSLLYPRVFADFAKHQLEYGDTSTLPTPVYFFGMEGTEEIAADIEPGKTLIIRYLTTGIAHSDGMRSVFFELNGQPRDVLVLDKSEEPETPASAQADPNNANHVGAQMPGMVVAVAVDAGSQVSKGQKLLTMEAMKMQTTVTAERDGKIAEVLVKAGSQVKTGDLLLTWE, from the coding sequence ATGACCATTCAGAAACTTCTTGTGGCGAACCGTTCGGAGATTGCGATTCGGGCGTTTCGCTCGGCTTATGAGTTGGGCATTCGGACCGTGGCGATTCACGCCCACGAAGACCGCTTCTCGTTGCATCGCTTCAAAGCAGACGAAGCGTACGAAGTCGGTCAAAAAGGTGAGCCCATTCGGTCTTATCTGGATATCGACTCGATCGTTCAGTTGGCTGAACGAATTGGCGTCGACGCGATTTATCCTGGTTACGGTTTCCTCTCGGAAAACGCCGACTTTGCTCAAGCGTGTGCGGACCGAGGAATCAAGTTCGTCGGTCCAACAGTGGATGTTCTGCGGCGGTTGGGAGACAAAACCTCTGCCCGTGAAATCGCCGAGCAAGCTGGTGTACCGATTCTCGGTGGAAGTAGCGGAGCAATTCAAAACGTCGAAGAGGGAATGGAAACCGCGCGGGGATTGGGTTTTCCAATCATTCTGAAAGCCGCCCACGGGGGCGGTGGACGCGGGATGCGTGTCGTTCAAACGGAAGACGAATTTGCTGGTGCATTCGAGCAAGCTCAACGGGAATCGCTGACGGCATTCGGCAGCCCGGATATCTTCGTTGAGAAGTTTATTTCGCAGGCTCGGCACATCGAAGTGCAGTTGCTTGGCGACGAGCATGGTAATGTGCTCCATCTCTACGAACGTGACTGCTCGGTTCAACGACGACATCAGAAAGTCGTGGAGCTTGCACCCGCACCAACTCTTGACGACAGCATTCGCGCGGGGCTTTGTGAAGCGGCGGTGAAGATTGGGCAGTCGGTAAATTACCAAAACGCCGGCACGGTTGAGTTCCTCGTTGACGCCGAAAGCGGGCAATTCTTTTTCATCGAAGTGAATCCCCGGATTCAAGTCGAGCATACGGTGACAGAGGAGATCACCGGGGTCGATATCGTTAAATCGCAGCTTTTGATCGCTCAAGGCAAAGCTCTGAGTGAACCGGAAATCGGGCTGCCAGACCAGGCGTCCGTCCCAATTCACGGATATGCGATTCAATGTCGTGTCACCACCGAGGACCCCACGCAGAATTTCACTCCAGACTATGGCCGCATCACACACTATCGATCCGGTAGCGGCACAGGTGTGCGATTAGATGCCGGCAGTGCATTTTCCGGTGCCGTCGTTTACCCGTTCTATGATTCGCTGCTTGTGAAAGTCACCGCCCGGGCTCGTCGGTTCAATGATGCGGTCAAACGCATGGAACGCGTTCTCGCCGAGTTCCGAATCCGTGGCGTGAAGACCAACATTCCGTTCTTGCAAAAGCTGCTGCGTCACGAAACCTTCGTGGCTGGCGAATGCACCACGCGGTTCATCGACCAACACCCGGAACTGTTCGACATCCCGGAACGTCAGAACCGCGCTCAGAAAATGTTGCGGTACATCGGCGATGTCATCGTGAACGGGAACCCCACGGTCGCCGGTCGACCTCAAAGCAAACGACGCACGCCGGCCCTGGTACCGAAATTCGATGGCAGTCAACCCCTTCCGAAGGGCACACGTGACCGCTTGAAGGAACTTGGCCCTGAGAAGTTTTCTCAGTGGATTCTGGAACAAAAACCACTGCTCATTACCGACACTACCTTCCGCGATGCCCACCAGTCGCTGTTCGCCACACGGATGCGTACATACGACATGTTGCAAGTTGCGGATGCGTACGCTCACTTGGCTCCTCAATTGTTCTCCCTGGAAATGTGGGGCGGGGCGACGTTTGACGTTTCCATGCGGTTTCTCAACGAATCGCCTTGGGATCGTTTGGCACGAATGCGGGAGAAGGTTCCCAACATCCTGTTCCAAATGCTGCTGCGAGCATCGAACGCGGTTGGTTACACCAACTATCCGGACAACGTCGTGCGGGCGTTCGTGAAAGAAACCGCCGACGCGGGGCTGGACGTGTTTCGGGTGTTCGATGCCCTGAACTGGGTTCCGAACATGCGAGTGGCGATGGAAGCCGTGCTCGAAACCGATGCCATCTGCGAAGCGTCAATCTGCTACACCGGTGATATCACCAATCCGAAACGCACCAAGTACGATCTGAAGTACTATGTCGAGTTGGCGAAAACGCTGGAGAAGATGGGTGCTCATATCTTGGCCATCAAGGACATGGCCGGCTTGTGCAAACCAGCGGCGGCGAAGCAGCTTGTGACGGCTCTTAAGAGCGAGATCGGCATTCCGATCCACTTCCACACGCACGACACGGCGGGCATGCAAACCGCTTCGATTTTGGAGGCGGCCGACGTGGGCCTGGATATCGCCGACGCAGCGATGGCACCGCTCTCTGGCGGGACCGCTCAGGTGAACTTGAACACTCTTAGCGAGTCAATTCGTTTCACCGATCGAGCGACTGGTTTGGACTCCGACTCCATCGATTCGCTCGCGGATTACTGGGGTGCCGTCAAGGAATTTTACACGCCGTTTGAAAGCGAAGTCCTTCCCGGCACGGCTGACTTGTACAACCACGAAATGCCAGGCGGACAGTACACGAACTTGTACCAACAGGCATCCGCTCTGGGTTTGTCGGATCGCTGGCGGGAAGTTTGTCATGTCTACGCCGACGTCAACGAAATGTTCGGCGACATTGTCAAAGTCACACCGACCTCGAAAGCCGTGGGCGACATGGCGTTGTTCATGGTCGGGAATGACCTCACCGTCGACGATGTTCTCAACGGCGAAAAGGAATATTCGTACCCGGCTTCGGTGATCGACTTGATCAGCGGTGCGATGGGACAACCGCCGGGTGGTTTTCCAGAAAATGTTCGCCAGCGGATTCTGAAAGATCATCCGTCCTTCGACGGTCGTCCCGGCGAAACGCTGCCACCGGCGGACTTCGAAGCGGAATCCAAGACGCTGGAGGAATTGCTCGATCGCAAACCGACATCGCAAGAAGTGCTATCGTCATTGCTATACCCCCGCGTGTTCGCGGACTTCGCGAAACACCAGTTAGAGTATGGCGACACCAGCACACTCCCGACGCCGGTTTACTTCTTTGGCATGGAAGGCACCGAGGAAATTGCGGCGGATATCGAACCGGGTAAAACGCTCATCATCCGTTATCTGACGACAGGCATCGCCCACTCCGATGGAATGCGAAGCGTGTTCTTCGAGCTCAACGGGCAACCGCGTGACGTGCTCGTTCTGGACAAATCCGAGGAACCGGAAACTCCGGCCAGCGCCCAAGCAGACCCGAACAATGCGAACCACGTTGGAGCCCAAATGCCCGGGATGGTTGTCGCAGTGGCGGTCGACGCGGGTTCCCAGGTCTCGAAAGGTCAAAAGCTGCTCACGATGGAAGCCATGAAGATGCAAACCACCGTGACCGCCGAACGCGATGGAAAAATTGCCGAGGTCCTGGTGAAAGCCGGGAGTCAGGTGAAGACCGGCGACTTGCTTCTCACTTGGGAATAG
- a CDS encoding nitrilase-related carbon-nitrogen hydrolase, whose translation MTDDPTKSSEAKKPVLRVAVAQIDSVPYEVNINVDKHFKYIEEARAADVDLLVFPELSITGYPVGFRALEVAITQDDQLLTELASESGPMRTVVGFVEDGYAAQIHNTCAVLHDGDVQFIHRKLNLASYGNLEEKKHYAGGRYIDVFKMQSPWIGSILVCADLWNPALVQIAALYGTTLLIAPVASSERALAGDFSNPMGWETVIKFYSMIYGFPVIMANFSGGISLDDRFWGGSRVVDPYGNTLIQAGDGEELIIAEIDYNGVRDARFRLPTVRDSNLDLIQREIGRLTKNLGVPFNVRT comes from the coding sequence GTGACCGATGATCCAACCAAGTCCAGCGAGGCGAAAAAGCCTGTCCTCCGGGTGGCCGTCGCGCAGATTGACTCCGTCCCGTACGAAGTCAACATCAACGTGGACAAGCATTTCAAATACATCGAGGAAGCCCGCGCTGCGGACGTCGATCTGCTTGTGTTTCCGGAATTGTCTATCACTGGTTATCCGGTTGGGTTTCGGGCGTTGGAAGTGGCCATCACCCAAGACGACCAACTCCTCACCGAATTAGCGAGCGAATCCGGACCGATGCGAACGGTTGTCGGATTCGTCGAAGATGGTTACGCCGCCCAAATTCACAACACGTGTGCCGTTTTGCATGACGGTGACGTGCAGTTCATTCATCGCAAGTTGAACTTGGCATCCTACGGCAACTTGGAAGAGAAAAAACACTACGCCGGGGGACGCTACATCGATGTGTTCAAGATGCAGTCGCCCTGGATTGGTTCCATCCTCGTATGTGCCGATTTGTGGAACCCGGCTTTGGTGCAAATTGCTGCGCTCTACGGAACGACATTGTTGATTGCTCCCGTGGCGTCTTCGGAACGGGCACTCGCGGGAGACTTCTCCAATCCGATGGGCTGGGAAACGGTCATTAAATTCTATTCCATGATCTATGGATTCCCTGTGATCATGGCGAACTTCTCCGGCGGCATCAGTTTGGATGACCGGTTTTGGGGAGGTAGTCGGGTGGTCGATCCCTATGGAAATACGCTCATCCAAGCGGGTGATGGTGAAGAACTGATTATTGCGGAAATCGACTACAACGGCGTCCGCGATGCCCGTTTCCGATTGCCAACCGTGCGGGACTCCAACCTCGACCTAATTCAACGGGAGATCGGCCGACTCACGAAGAACCTCGGTGTTCCGTTCAATGTGCGTACTTGA
- the asnB gene encoding asparagine synthase (glutamine-hydrolyzing) encodes MCGFVCLWNIDDETLAQRMIESIAHRGPDEVQVYRSENVPAVMAHCRLSIIGTQNGRQPIDNANNILVANGEIYNHADLRAILGESAFETESDSETILHLFRSDQLRWVARLDGMFAFVLATKDRVIAARDPLGIKPLYVAEFEEGLAFASELKAFDGLGLKSIQAIKPGGMFDSIDGFRQWSRIPHGAADIDPGVNIEAIYRELRLVLEDAVRKWMVADVEVGSFLSGGLDSSIIAALAAKAIDRPLKTFSVGVEGSPDLLAARQVAEHIGADHYELTFTPQDLADALPHVIYHLESADVDLVRSAMPTHFATTLARRHVKATLTGEGADELFAGYAYHHDYATAPRELAEELTRSLQSMHNINLQRVDRITMAQGLEARTPFLDRDLIDFAQSIPASLKMRVTDEATGKTVEKWILRKACEDLLPPELVWREKAQFDEGTGTVGVLDQALGLVANSPTPISRETEAAIYEQILREQFKDPDFILENAGTWTDNRVAH; translated from the coding sequence ATGTGTGGATTCGTTTGTTTGTGGAACATCGACGACGAAACCCTTGCCCAGCGGATGATTGAAAGCATCGCCCACCGTGGTCCTGATGAAGTCCAAGTTTACCGCTCGGAGAATGTCCCGGCGGTGATGGCACACTGTCGACTTTCGATCATCGGTACCCAGAACGGTCGCCAACCGATCGACAACGCCAACAATATTTTGGTGGCGAACGGAGAGATTTATAATCACGCCGATCTGCGGGCGATCCTCGGCGAAAGTGCATTTGAAACCGAAAGCGATAGCGAAACGATTTTGCATCTCTTTCGCTCCGACCAACTCCGCTGGGTGGCTCGGTTGGATGGTATGTTCGCATTCGTCCTCGCGACGAAAGATCGGGTTATTGCCGCTCGCGATCCATTGGGAATCAAACCGCTTTATGTGGCCGAATTTGAAGAGGGCCTGGCGTTCGCGTCCGAATTGAAGGCGTTCGACGGTCTCGGATTGAAGTCGATCCAGGCCATCAAACCCGGTGGCATGTTCGACAGCATCGACGGTTTCCGCCAATGGTCACGAATTCCGCATGGTGCCGCCGACATCGATCCCGGTGTAAACATCGAGGCGATTTACCGTGAACTTCGGTTGGTCTTGGAAGACGCTGTTCGGAAATGGATGGTCGCCGATGTTGAAGTAGGTTCGTTTCTTTCCGGCGGGCTGGACTCCTCGATTATTGCGGCTCTCGCGGCAAAGGCCATCGATCGACCATTGAAAACGTTTTCGGTCGGTGTGGAAGGCAGTCCCGATTTGCTCGCTGCGAGACAAGTCGCCGAACACATCGGAGCCGATCACTACGAGTTGACGTTCACACCGCAAGACCTGGCGGATGCGTTGCCGCACGTGATCTATCACTTGGAGAGTGCCGACGTGGACCTCGTCCGCAGCGCAATGCCGACGCACTTCGCCACCACGCTGGCCCGCCGACATGTGAAAGCCACGCTCACCGGCGAAGGAGCCGACGAGTTATTCGCCGGCTATGCGTACCATCACGATTACGCGACGGCCCCCCGCGAACTCGCCGAGGAACTCACACGGTCGTTGCAGTCGATGCACAACATCAATTTGCAACGGGTCGATCGCATCACAATGGCTCAGGGACTCGAAGCCCGCACGCCATTTCTGGATCGCGATTTGATCGACTTCGCCCAGTCGATTCCCGCATCCCTCAAAATGCGGGTCACCGACGAAGCCACCGGCAAGACAGTTGAAAAGTGGATTCTCCGCAAAGCCTGCGAGGACTTGTTGCCCCCAGAACTGGTTTGGCGGGAGAAGGCCCAATTCGACGAAGGCACCGGTACGGTCGGTGTGCTCGATCAAGCGTTAGGTTTGGTCGCTAACTCTCCGACACCGATTAGTCGCGAAACCGAAGCGGCGATCTACGAGCAAATTCTTCGCGAGCAGTTCAAAGACCCCGACTTCATTCTCGAAAACGCGGGAACCTGGACCGACAATCGTGTGGCTCACTGA
- a CDS encoding DUF1559 domain-containing protein, with the protein MSTRPLRRGFTLIELLVVIAIIAILIALLLPAVQQAREAARRTQCKNNLKQLGIALHNYHDTHGGFVPRKYGTATNSNRLSGFYGLLPFIEQDNLFKQIQAGDASTPPGGPTAWSGWSVWNVKIDGLLCPSDAYPEGVRQTNYAFSVGDSHMNIRDTSNLRGIFMFRTSTRMGDITDGTSNTIMMSERVKANFGIGGNNGAQPIEGTATSATINPPVNCLSLTSGNTFVTPSNVKGRFGTSLWDGQPERCAFNTVLPPNSPGCTDDANVNADSVNVLLPASSRHSGGVNALMCDASVRFISETINTGNLGVSQSSASFGGQSPYGVWGALGSKSSGEVVQDF; encoded by the coding sequence ATGTCCACCCGCCCCTTGCGTCGCGGATTCACCTTGATCGAATTGCTGGTGGTCATTGCCATCATCGCCATTCTGATCGCCCTGCTCTTGCCTGCCGTTCAACAGGCCCGTGAAGCTGCTCGCCGAACACAATGCAAGAACAACTTGAAGCAACTCGGCATCGCGTTGCACAACTATCACGATACCCACGGTGGATTCGTCCCTCGGAAATACGGTACGGCAACCAACAGCAACCGCTTGAGCGGTTTCTACGGTTTGTTGCCTTTCATCGAGCAAGACAACTTGTTCAAGCAAATCCAAGCAGGAGACGCTTCCACACCTCCTGGTGGACCAACCGCATGGTCTGGGTGGTCAGTTTGGAACGTGAAGATCGACGGTCTTCTTTGCCCGTCCGACGCGTATCCGGAAGGTGTTCGTCAGACCAACTACGCATTCAGCGTTGGCGATAGCCACATGAACATCCGCGACACCAGCAACCTTCGCGGCATTTTCATGTTTCGGACTTCAACGCGGATGGGTGACATCACCGATGGAACCAGCAATACCATAATGATGAGCGAACGCGTGAAAGCCAACTTCGGAATCGGTGGCAACAATGGTGCACAGCCGATCGAAGGAACCGCGACGAGTGCCACCATCAATCCGCCTGTGAATTGTCTTTCGCTGACTTCCGGGAACACCTTTGTCACGCCCAGCAACGTCAAAGGCCGCTTTGGAACTTCCTTGTGGGACGGTCAACCGGAACGCTGTGCGTTCAACACCGTTTTGCCTCCCAACTCACCTGGGTGCACTGATGATGCCAATGTGAATGCCGACTCGGTCAACGTCTTGCTGCCAGCCAGTAGCCGTCACTCGGGTGGTGTGAATGCGTTGATGTGCGATGCTTCGGTTCGCTTCATCAGCGAGACAATCAACACCGGAAACCTAGGTGTTTCGCAAAGTTCTGCCAGCTTCGGTGGACAAAGTCCCTACGGCGTATGGGGGGCATTGGGAAGCAAGAGCTCCGGTGAAGTCGTGCAAGACTTCTAA
- a CDS encoding carboxypeptidase-like regulatory domain-containing protein: MLKLQLMLMSTVCLAISSGCGGSPEVPGRPKTTPVSITVTQGGEPVEGATVAFIPTDPANGHAGSAITDDQGQAEPRTFEQGDGLVPGAYVVTVVKKDAPSQTGTASEDESDYQPPVPGQPAATPKNLLPPQYAEPAKSPLKATILETDEEQELTFTIE; the protein is encoded by the coding sequence ATGTTAAAACTTCAACTCATGCTGATGAGTACTGTGTGTCTGGCCATTTCCAGTGGTTGCGGTGGATCGCCGGAAGTTCCGGGCCGCCCCAAAACGACGCCGGTTTCGATTACGGTCACACAGGGAGGAGAACCAGTCGAGGGGGCTACGGTCGCTTTTATTCCGACCGATCCAGCGAATGGCCATGCGGGTTCTGCGATCACTGATGATCAAGGGCAAGCAGAGCCACGGACCTTTGAACAGGGCGACGGCTTGGTTCCCGGGGCGTATGTTGTCACGGTCGTTAAGAAAGACGCACCGTCCCAAACGGGAACTGCGTCAGAAGATGAAAGCGACTATCAACCGCCGGTCCCTGGCCAACCCGCTGCGACGCCCAAGAACCTGTTGCCGCCGCAGTACGCAGAGCCAGCGAAGTCACCGCTCAAAGCGACAATTCTGGAAACCGATGAGGAACAGGAACTAACCTTCACGATCGAGTAG